The DNA region agAAAAGTTGTTAACactaattttatgaaaaatataaaaaactattaaaaaaattaattattttatcatcttcttataaattatttctaaaaataattcttaaactAATGTGCTTAGAGTATTCGTTAACATTGTTCATATaaatcttttataataaaattgataataacttAAATATTTTTCCAATCATATTTTTGCGCGGGATAAAAAGCCAATGACATTAATTGAATACTCTAAACAGGAACGTAAGGCCAAAGTTGACCTTCTCAATCTTTGCTAAGATTGTATTGCTCGGCTTATTGGAGTAAGATTGTGGACCATCAAGCAATAAGTTTTTGGTCTTAAGCTTcaaattaacattttagttaacttttttttgttctgCTGGAGGCATGGGTCTAACTTAgctttcatttctctctcctaCTCAGGCCTGTAATGGACCAGAACTTGTACTACACAGGGATGAAGTATACTACAGGAACTTTTACGTCTGCCATGTGCAATGTTCTTCCGGCCTTCGCATTTTTAATGGCTTGGATTTTAgggtaactctctctctctcttaattttgtccCACAAAGACTtataattctttctttcttgcatACATGGTATTATAGATTATACTAAGTTTGGGATGCTTCAACTTTGTGAATGCCTTTGTAGTCTTGAGAAAGTATATATTAGGAGGCTGCACGGCCAGGCAAAGGTAGTGGGGACTATAGTGACGGTCGGGGGTGCGATGCTTATGACTCTGGTTAAAGGAACCAGGTTGAATTTGCCATGGACAAATGGAAATGCCCATCAAGAATCTACGAGTGCTGCAAATAAGGAAGCTCTCGTCAAGGGTGCTCTAATGATTCTAGCAGGTTGTGCCTGCTGGTCTGGTTTCATTATTCTTCAAGTAAGAGTATAATCTGCATTAATTTACCTTGCAATATCAATTAAAAATGTGCACGcatatatacacaattttttagaactttttttttttttttttttttgggcttttgcaGGCATTTACTCTAAGATCATACCCCGCAGAACTATCCCTAACAGTTTTGATATGTTTGATGGGCACACTGGAAAGTAGCATACTAGCCCTTGCAATGGAATGGGGCAACCCCACAGCCTGGTCAATACACTTCGATATTAAGCTCTTAGCAGTTGTATACAGTGTGAGAAATTCTAAAAATGTTGAGctttttaatgctttttttttattcctttgcagttcttataaaaatgttgtcatGGAATAATGGCTTATAGACTTGCATTTATACTCACAAGAAATTCTATACAGGGCATAATATGTTCAGGATTTGCTTTCTACATTCAAGGAGTGATAATGAAGGAAAAGGGACCTGTTTTTGTGACTGCATTTAATCCCTTGAGCATGATTCTAGTCACAATTATAGGCTCCTTCATT from Castanea sativa cultivar Marrone di Chiusa Pesio chromosome 6, ASM4071231v1 includes:
- the LOC142641322 gene encoding WAT1-related protein At2g39510-like, giving the protein MTMKSMTQLYNKVKLILAVILLQFGYAGMSIISKFALNKGMSQHVLVVYRHAVATAVIGPFAIVLDRNVRPKLTFSIFAKIVLLGLLEPVMDQNLYYTGMKYTTGTFTSAMCNVLPAFAFLMAWILGLEKVYIRRLHGQAKVVGTIVTVGGAMLMTLVKGTRLNLPWTNGNAHQESTSAANKEALVKGALMILAGCACWSGFIILQAFTLRSYPAELSLTVLICLMGTLESSILALAMEWGNPTAWSIHFDIKLLAVVYSGIICSGFAFYIQGVIMKEKGPVFVTAFNPLSMILVTIIGSFILSETMYLGRIIGAIVIVAGLYMVLWGKSKDQLGSRSDNDRVVPQNMATMNERTTTSKQKFVAIDVTSVESTDGTA